The following proteins come from a genomic window of Ferrovibrio sp. MS7:
- a CDS encoding acylphosphatase, which produces MRRYLIAGKVQGVGFRFWTVGRARLLGLAGWVKNRADGGVEVVARGQPYNLDMLAGQLWDGPAMARVERVELAPLAEEGKAALLATHSFDQTQ; this is translated from the coding sequence ATGCGCCGCTACCTGATCGCCGGCAAAGTGCAAGGCGTCGGCTTCCGCTTCTGGACCGTCGGGCGGGCCCGGCTGCTCGGCCTGGCCGGCTGGGTGAAGAACCGTGCCGATGGCGGGGTCGAGGTCGTCGCGCGCGGTCAGCCCTACAACCTGGACATGCTGGCCGGCCAGCTCTGGGATGGCCCGGCCATGGCCCGCGTCGAGCGCGTCGAACTGGCGCCGCTGGCCGAGGAGGGCAAGGCCGCCCTGCTTGCCACCCACAGCTTCGACCAGACGCAGTAA
- the lipB gene encoding lipoyl(octanoyl) transferase LipB, with protein sequence MQVIPPASDRLETEAGAIDWAVSDAPVPYLEAVAAMEARVAAIHAGQANEMIWLLEHPPLYTAGTSAKPGDLLDSRFPVFATGRGGQYTYHGPGQRIVYVMLDLGRRGRDLRNYVCGLEDWVIHTLGRYNIRAERREGRVGVWVPRPDQAPEGREDKIAAIGVRVRHWVSFHGLSLNVEPELSHYGGIVPCGIHNQEATPFGVTSLVDLGLPVSLADVDSQLRASIDGSLFARLTASRCG encoded by the coding sequence ATGCAAGTGATACCCCCTGCTTCCGACCGCCTGGAAACCGAGGCCGGCGCCATTGACTGGGCCGTCAGCGACGCCCCGGTGCCTTACCTGGAAGCCGTGGCGGCCATGGAGGCCCGGGTCGCCGCGATCCATGCCGGCCAGGCCAATGAGATGATCTGGCTGCTGGAGCACCCGCCGCTCTACACGGCCGGCACCTCGGCCAAGCCCGGCGACCTGCTGGATTCGCGCTTCCCGGTCTTCGCCACCGGGCGCGGCGGGCAATACACTTACCATGGCCCCGGCCAGCGCATTGTCTATGTGATGCTCGATCTCGGCCGGCGCGGCCGCGACCTGCGGAATTACGTCTGCGGACTGGAAGACTGGGTTATTCACACACTCGGGCGATATAATATCCGCGCCGAGCGCCGGGAAGGCCGGGTCGGGGTCTGGGTGCCGCGCCCGGATCAGGCCCCGGAAGGCCGCGAGGACAAGATCGCAGCCATCGGCGTCCGCGTCCGCCACTGGGTCAGCTTCCATGGCCTGAGCCTGAATGTGGAGCCCGAGCTGAGCCATTACGGCGGCATCGTGCCGTGCGGCATTCACAACCAGGAAGCGACACCCTTCGGCGTTACCTCCCTGGTCGATCTGGGCTTGCCGGTCAGCCTGGCGGATGTCGACAGCCAGCTCCGCGCCAGCATCGATGGCAGCCTGTTCGCCCGGCTGACCGCATCACGCTGCGGTTAA
- a CDS encoding FliM/FliN family flagellar motor switch protein → MPANNAVNDVTVEISVVLGKATMPIHQVLKVGRGAVIELDASVDDHAWIFANNKLIARGEIVISGEKVAVSITDTMSDD, encoded by the coding sequence ATGCCCGCCAATAATGCCGTCAACGATGTGACGGTCGAGATTTCGGTCGTGCTCGGCAAGGCCACCATGCCGATCCACCAAGTGCTGAAAGTGGGCCGTGGCGCCGTCATCGAACTGGATGCCAGCGTCGACGACCATGCCTGGATTTTCGCCAACAACAAGCTGATTGCCCGGGGCGAAATCGTGATTTCCGGCGAGAAGGTGGCGGTCTCGATCACCGACACCATGTCGGATGACTGA
- a CDS encoding NADP-dependent malic enzyme, translating to MTDELDRAALEYHRLPRPGKLEIAATKPLATQRDLALAYSPGVAAACRAIADDPAQAAELTARGNLVAVISNGTAVLGLGNIGPLASKPVMEGKAVLFKKFAGIDVFDIEVNQTDPEKLVEIVAALEPTFGGINLEDIKAPECFVVERALRARMNIPVFHDDQHGTAITVAAAILNGLRVVGKTMEDVRLVASGAGAAALACLDLLVELGMKRENIVVTDIVGVVYEGRTEQMDEFKARYARPTNHRTLGDAIAGADVFLGLSAGGVLKPEMVAKMGPKPLILALANPTPEILPEIAKAARPDVIMATGRSDYPNQVNNVLCFPFLFRGALDVGATTINTQMEMAAVRAIADLAMAEISDVVARAYGPDQDISFGPDYFIPKPFDPRLILEIAPAVAKAAMESGVATRPIADLEAYRQSLERFVYRTGFIMRPIFERAKSRAMRLIYAEGEDERVLRAAQIVADDKLALPILIGRRSVVERRIEKLGLRLKLGENVELVDPERDDRYNEYWTGYFNLMARRGVAPDDARTIIRTNTTVIAAMAVHRGDADAMICGAVGQYDHHLPHLLDVLGLRTGVSRPAAMQLLVLPQGVIFIADSNVAADPTVPEVVQITRLAAEEALRFGVTPKIALLSNSNFGSSNSVAARKMRDAVRLLQAEFPDLEIEGEMKADAALSAAIREKTMPNNKLSGAANILIMPNLEAANIAANLVRQLEQGFYVGPILMGMARSAHIVSRNVTVRGLVNMSAVAVVDAQDHADGLMGKSLRSLHQG from the coding sequence ATGACAGACGAGCTTGATCGCGCAGCCCTCGAATATCACCGGCTGCCGCGGCCGGGTAAACTTGAGATCGCGGCCACCAAGCCGCTGGCTACCCAGCGCGATCTTGCACTCGCCTACAGCCCCGGTGTCGCCGCCGCCTGCCGCGCCATTGCCGACGATCCGGCCCAGGCCGCCGAGCTGACCGCGCGCGGCAATCTGGTTGCCGTGATCTCCAATGGCACCGCCGTCCTCGGCCTTGGCAATATTGGCCCGCTTGCCTCCAAGCCCGTGATGGAAGGCAAGGCGGTGCTGTTCAAGAAATTCGCCGGCATAGATGTGTTCGACATCGAGGTGAACCAGACCGACCCGGAAAAGCTGGTCGAGATCGTCGCTGCCCTGGAACCGACCTTCGGCGGCATCAACCTGGAAGACATCAAGGCGCCGGAATGCTTCGTGGTGGAGCGCGCCTTGCGCGCCCGCATGAACATCCCGGTATTCCATGACGATCAGCACGGCACCGCGATCACGGTCGCCGCCGCGATCCTCAACGGCCTGCGCGTGGTCGGCAAGACCATGGAAGACGTGCGCCTGGTCGCCTCCGGTGCCGGTGCCGCGGCGCTGGCCTGCCTCGACCTGCTGGTCGAACTCGGCATGAAGCGCGAGAACATCGTCGTCACCGATATCGTCGGCGTGGTCTATGAAGGCCGCACCGAGCAGATGGACGAATTCAAGGCGCGCTATGCCCGCCCGACCAACCACCGCACGCTCGGCGACGCCATTGCCGGCGCCGATGTGTTCTTAGGCCTTTCCGCCGGCGGCGTGCTGAAGCCGGAGATGGTGGCCAAGATGGGGCCGAAGCCGCTGATCCTGGCACTGGCCAACCCGACGCCGGAAATCCTGCCCGAAATCGCCAAGGCGGCGCGGCCGGACGTGATCATGGCCACCGGGCGTTCGGACTATCCGAACCAGGTCAACAACGTGCTGTGTTTCCCGTTCCTGTTCCGTGGTGCGCTCGATGTCGGCGCCACCACCATCAACACCCAGATGGAAATGGCCGCCGTGCGTGCCATCGCCGATCTGGCGATGGCCGAGATTTCCGATGTGGTGGCCCGCGCCTATGGCCCGGACCAGGATATCAGCTTCGGCCCGGACTACTTCATCCCGAAACCGTTCGACCCGCGCCTGATCCTGGAGATCGCGCCGGCGGTGGCCAAGGCGGCAATGGAAAGCGGCGTGGCGACGCGCCCGATCGCCGATCTTGAAGCCTACCGCCAGAGCCTGGAGCGCTTCGTCTACCGCACCGGCTTCATCATGCGCCCGATCTTCGAGCGCGCGAAAAGCCGTGCCATGCGTCTGATCTATGCCGAGGGCGAGGACGAGCGCGTGCTGCGCGCGGCCCAGATCGTGGCCGACGACAAGCTGGCGCTGCCGATCCTGATCGGCCGCCGCAGCGTGGTGGAGCGCCGCATCGAGAAGCTCGGCCTGCGCCTCAAGCTCGGCGAGAATGTCGAACTGGTCGATCCCGAGCGCGACGACCGCTACAACGAATACTGGACCGGTTACTTCAACCTGATGGCCCGCCGTGGCGTGGCGCCCGACGATGCCCGCACCATTATCCGCACCAATACCACAGTGATCGCCGCCATGGCGGTGCATCGCGGCGATGCCGATGCGATGATCTGCGGCGCCGTTGGCCAGTATGACCACCATCTGCCGCATCTGCTCGATGTGCTGGGCCTGCGTACCGGCGTGTCGCGTCCGGCCGCGATGCAGCTGCTGGTGCTGCCGCAGGGTGTGATCTTCATCGCCGACAGCAATGTCGCGGCCGATCCGACGGTGCCGGAAGTGGTGCAGATCACCCGTCTGGCGGCGGAAGAGGCTTTGCGCTTTGGCGTTACGCCGAAGATCGCGCTGCTGTCCAATTCAAATTTCGGCTCATCCAATTCCGTCGCCGCGCGCAAGATGCGCGATGCGGTGCGCCTGCTGCAGGCGGAATTCCCCGATCTGGAGATTGAGGGCGAGATGAAGGCGGATGCCGCGCTGTCCGCCGCGATCCGCGAAAAGACGATGCCGAACAACAAGCTCAGCGGCGCCGCCAATATCCTGATCATGCCGAACTTGGAAGCGGCCAATATCGCCGCCAACCTGGTGCGCCAGCTTGAGCAGGGCTTCTATGTCGGCCCGATCCTGATGGGCATGGCGCGCTCGGCGCATATCGTGTCGCGCAATGTCACTGTGCGTGGCCTGGTCAACATGAGCGCCGTCGCTGTGGTCGATGCGCAGGACCATGCCGATGGCCTGATGGGCAAGAGCCTGCGGTCGCTGCACCAGGGCTAG
- a CDS encoding LysR family transcriptional regulator encodes MNISQIRYFMAVVETGNFTKAAERANITQPTLSAGIKRLEEDLGAALFERGRGAALTPAGARFLPRARVMLQEWTAARRELRQTRPARQRLRLGHMPGLPLRGLSSLLGGFAAAQPDVALETLEAPPATLKRRLELGRLDAALLLLTENAGDTALPMFRQRYRLVVPARHPLAHRASVRIAELHDQAFVIHPDAAVMPMSEQLFAQHNARPRIVGKAESDAALLALVEAGLGIAIVPHWLSHSEAVASLSLPELKLYHRIGLLWQGEPGPALSLLTAYAAGHTWSMAETPIGH; translated from the coding sequence ATGAACATCAGCCAGATCCGCTATTTCATGGCCGTGGTGGAAACCGGCAATTTCACCAAGGCGGCCGAGCGTGCCAACATCACCCAGCCGACACTTTCCGCCGGCATCAAGCGCCTGGAGGAAGACCTCGGCGCCGCCCTGTTCGAGCGCGGCCGGGGCGCGGCGCTGACACCGGCCGGCGCCCGCTTCCTGCCGCGCGCCCGGGTGATGCTGCAGGAATGGACCGCCGCGCGGCGTGAATTGCGCCAGACCAGGCCGGCGCGGCAACGGCTGCGGCTTGGCCATATGCCCGGTCTGCCGCTGCGTGGCCTCTCCAGCCTGCTCGGCGGTTTCGCCGCAGCGCAGCCGGACGTAGCCCTGGAAACCCTGGAGGCGCCGCCGGCCACGCTCAAGCGGCGGCTGGAGCTTGGCCGCCTGGATGCCGCCCTGCTGCTGCTCACCGAGAATGCCGGCGACACGGCCTTACCGATGTTCCGCCAGCGTTATCGCCTGGTGGTGCCGGCAAGGCATCCGCTGGCGCACCGTGCCAGCGTGCGCATCGCTGAACTGCATGACCAGGCTTTCGTGATTCACCCCGATGCGGCGGTGATGCCGATGAGCGAACAGCTTTTCGCCCAGCATAATGCCCGCCCGCGCATTGTCGGCAAGGCGGAAAGCGATGCCGCCCTGCTGGCGCTGGTGGAAGCCGGCTTAGGCATCGCCATTGTGCCGCATTGGCTCAGCCATTCCGAAGCGGTGGCCAGCCTGAGCTTACCGGAACTGAAGCTGTATCACCGCATCGGGCTGCTGTGGCAGGGCGAACCCGGCCCGGCACTCAGCCTGCTCACCGCCTATGCCGCCGGCCATACCTGGAGCATGGCCGAGACGCCGATCGGGCATTGA
- a CDS encoding acyl-CoA thioesterase: MTDRYVETLRLMAQAWHCDHLGHVNVSHYMGWLGDAAFAFLAMHGLDRARSAEENLGVAAVRAEIDYQAELRGGDLVRMETGVETIAERKIVFRHRLVRVGDDRIAMAARLTGVCLDLNSRRARAFPAAFAAGVASAFGLPTPGQNLAQGAAA; encoded by the coding sequence ATGACGGACCGTTACGTCGAAACCCTGCGCCTGATGGCCCAGGCCTGGCATTGCGATCATCTCGGGCATGTCAATGTCAGTCACTATATGGGCTGGCTTGGCGATGCCGCTTTTGCCTTCCTGGCCATGCATGGCCTCGACCGTGCCCGGTCGGCCGAGGAGAATCTGGGCGTTGCCGCGGTGCGGGCGGAGATCGACTACCAGGCCGAATTGCGCGGCGGCGATCTGGTGCGGATGGAAACCGGGGTGGAAACCATCGCCGAGCGCAAGATCGTGTTCCGCCACCGGCTGGTGCGCGTGGGCGATGACAGGATAGCGATGGCGGCGCGGCTGACTGGTGTCTGCCTCGACCTGAACAGCCGCCGCGCCCGGGCGTTTCCGGCTGCATTTGCCGCCGGCGTGGCCTCGGCCTTTGGCCTGCCAACGCCAGGACAGAATCTGGCCCAGGGAGCCGCCGCATGA